A genomic window from Tolypothrix sp. PCC 7910 includes:
- a CDS encoding response regulator has protein sequence MMEILKISSLINLLQEMPNYRNYPYNGELIIQNRQGIQWTFYYRFGQIIWATGGTHPGRRFYRYVSQHFPQIEVNKIQLQIPDLARDYWDYIFFGKLSQQQSKSKQIETIVENVVAEILFDLAQQIYIAPLTYELKPEVTPKIPIISTSTQISLQQMQDSWNNWTTAGLTSISPNLAPVLCKPAQLQQEVSPAIYKNFVSIINGKYTLLDLAVRLKQNVLPFTQSLLPYIRKGITELIEVPDLPLPAMLRNNNPTNIPVNQQRIPLIACVDDSPQICKALERIITSHGLRFIGIQDPIQALPLLIQSQPDFIFIDLLMPGINGYELCKKLRKISTFSKTPLVILTSSNGSFDKVRSTVYGATYFINKPITTDKVMGILDKYLLAKKIGENINNLQLCSSNM, from the coding sequence ATGATGGAAATTTTAAAAATAAGCAGCTTAATTAACCTTTTACAAGAAATGCCCAATTATCGGAATTATCCATACAATGGGGAATTAATTATTCAAAATCGCCAAGGTATTCAATGGACTTTTTATTATCGGTTTGGTCAGATAATTTGGGCAACTGGCGGGACTCATCCTGGTCGGCGTTTTTATAGGTATGTTTCCCAACATTTTCCTCAGATTGAGGTTAATAAAATTCAGTTACAGATTCCAGATCTTGCTAGAGATTATTGGGATTATATTTTTTTTGGAAAATTATCTCAGCAACAGTCAAAATCAAAACAGATAGAAACAATTGTCGAAAATGTAGTAGCAGAAATTTTATTTGATTTAGCTCAACAAATATATATTGCACCTTTGACTTATGAACTCAAGCCAGAAGTAACGCCCAAAATACCGATTATTTCAACAAGTACTCAGATATCTCTACAACAAATGCAAGACTCATGGAATAATTGGACAACAGCTGGTTTAACAAGTATTTCTCCTAATTTAGCACCAGTTTTATGTAAACCAGCACAACTCCAACAAGAAGTCAGCCCTGCTATTTATAAGAACTTTGTAAGCATCATTAACGGCAAATACACTCTATTAGATTTAGCTGTGAGATTAAAGCAGAATGTGTTACCGTTTACCCAATCTTTATTACCATATATTCGTAAAGGAATTACGGAACTTATAGAAGTACCAGATTTACCTTTACCAGCTATGCTACGCAACAACAATCCCACTAATATCCCAGTCAATCAACAGCGTATTCCTTTAATAGCTTGTGTAGATGACAGCCCTCAAATATGTAAAGCTCTAGAGAGAATTATTACTTCACATGGACTGAGATTTATTGGTATTCAAGACCCCATACAAGCGCTACCTCTTCTCATTCAAAGTCAACCTGATTTTATTTTTATAGATTTGCTCATGCCGGGCATAAATGGGTATGAACTTTGCAAAAAATTACGTAAAATATCTACTTTTTCTAAAACACCATTAGTCATTTTAACCAGCAGTAATGGTTCTTTCGATAAGGTGCGCTCTACTGTTTATGGTGCTACTTACTTTATCAATAAACCCATAACTACTGACAAGGTAATGGGCATACTTGATAAGTATTTGCTAGCTAAAAAGATAGGGGAAAATATAAATAATTTGCAGCTTTGTTCTAGCAATATGTAA
- a CDS encoding response regulator → MKLLLIEDDESLAQLLRATLMAQNYQVELAPDGQQGWDLVQSCVYDLIVLDLILPKLDGINFCKRLRLQNGNVERSPNQNTPILLLTALDNVMNKVIGLDAGADDYMVKPVNLDEFMARVRSLLRRSYITRSPLLEWGELCFNPNNCQVTYQGQPVILTPKEYAILELFLRNPDHIFSASLLIDRLWTSDESPSEWAVRTHVKGLRNKLKQAGVGEMFETIYKLGYRLKPREQESPKEQSPTSPILTPSSLTTFISDVWEEMRETYCDRLLIIQEAVKALKNGQISPELQQAAEHEAHTLMGSLGSFGLGEASHLSQQIQQILTQPESISASQVKQLANLVSALQQEMQSAKAGSNQAQATESKVVNGITLLIVDDDAVLARHLATKAAAQGLFVEVATDLKQAESFLAENRPDVILLDLNFPGAPGSGLNFLATLYTQHPNLPVLVLTAKEDFAHRLEAARLGSKLFLQKPIAANQVLKAVTQVLQQSSPIQQKLLIMEDDRQMLHLLRHLLQPWGYHLTLLDSPQNFWQTLQQTDPDLLILDIELSDSTNSLSSTISGIDLCQVIRNDFRWQKLPILFLSGHTDAETIQQCFAAGGDDFLYKPAIAKELLTRVRNRLEQR, encoded by the coding sequence GTGAAATTGTTATTGATAGAAGATGATGAGAGTCTTGCCCAACTGCTCAGAGCAACTCTCATGGCTCAGAACTACCAGGTAGAATTAGCACCAGATGGACAACAAGGTTGGGATCTGGTGCAAAGTTGCGTTTATGACTTGATTGTTCTGGATCTAATTTTACCCAAGCTCGATGGCATCAATTTCTGTAAACGCCTCCGCCTACAAAATGGTAATGTTGAACGATCGCCCAATCAGAATACGCCAATCTTGTTGTTGACTGCACTCGACAACGTGATGAATAAAGTCATTGGCCTAGATGCTGGTGCTGATGACTATATGGTGAAACCAGTTAATCTGGATGAATTTATGGCTAGGGTGCGATCGCTCCTGCGGCGTAGTTACATCACGCGATCGCCTCTGTTGGAATGGGGTGAATTATGCTTCAATCCTAATAATTGCCAAGTAACTTATCAAGGGCAGCCTGTTATTCTCACACCCAAAGAGTATGCAATTTTAGAACTTTTTTTAAGAAATCCAGACCATATCTTCAGTGCTAGTTTATTAATTGATCGGCTATGGACAAGTGATGAATCTCCCAGCGAGTGGGCAGTGCGAACACATGTCAAAGGCTTGCGGAATAAGTTAAAACAAGCTGGCGTAGGAGAAATGTTTGAAACTATTTACAAACTAGGGTATCGCCTCAAACCCAGAGAACAGGAAAGCCCCAAAGAACAATCTCCGACTTCCCCAATTTTGACCCCATCATCGCTCACCACATTTATTTCAGATGTGTGGGAAGAGATGCGCGAAACTTATTGCGATCGCCTCTTGATTATTCAAGAAGCTGTGAAAGCATTAAAAAATGGTCAAATTTCCCCAGAACTACAGCAAGCAGCAGAACACGAAGCACACACTCTCATGGGTTCATTGGGTAGTTTTGGTTTAGGTGAGGCTTCCCATCTCTCACAACAAATTCAACAGATCCTCACACAACCAGAATCCATTTCTGCCTCCCAAGTTAAGCAGTTAGCTAACTTGGTAAGTGCATTGCAACAGGAAATGCAATCAGCCAAAGCCGGAAGCAATCAAGCACAGGCGACTGAATCCAAGGTTGTTAATGGCATTACCTTGCTCATTGTGGATGACGATGCAGTGCTTGCAAGACATCTGGCGACTAAAGCAGCTGCCCAAGGACTTTTCGTAGAAGTTGCCACAGATTTAAAGCAAGCCGAAAGTTTCTTGGCGGAAAATCGTCCAGATGTGATTTTACTGGATCTCAACTTTCCTGGTGCGCCAGGTAGTGGTTTAAATTTTCTCGCAACATTGTATACCCAGCATCCTAACCTGCCAGTTCTCGTGTTAACGGCAAAGGAAGATTTTGCTCATCGGTTAGAAGCGGCTAGATTAGGCAGTAAGTTATTTTTGCAAAAGCCAATCGCTGCTAACCAAGTTTTAAAAGCTGTGACTCAAGTACTGCAACAGTCAAGCCCAATTCAACAAAAACTGCTGATTATGGAAGATGATCGGCAAATGTTGCATCTTCTACGTCACCTTTTGCAACCCTGGGGTTATCATCTGACGCTACTCGATTCTCCACAGAATTTTTGGCAAACTTTACAACAAACAGATCCCGATTTGTTGATTTTAGATATTGAACTATCTGACTCAACTAATTCTCTATCTTCAACTATTAGCGGAATTGATTTATGCCAAGTCATTCGTAACGATTTTCGCTGGCAGAAATTGCCAATTTTATTTTTATCGGGTCATACAGATGCCGAAACCATACAGCAATGCTTTGCTGCTGGTGGAGATGACTTTCTTTATAAACCTGCGATCGCAAAAGAATTATTAACTCGTGTACGCAATCGGCTAGAGCAACGCTAA
- a CDS encoding LptA/OstA family protein yields the protein MILSYKFPRSQIRRLLLALVLPATIFGSVAFPSQVQTVTAQTSTGNRPLTIRSDVQEYDAKSQVVTARGNVQMLYPSRQIQATAAQAQYFSKERRIDFSGNVYILQQGGNSIRAEKVTYLIDEGRFVALPQSSRQVESIYMVQDGETGGQSARPAPKTPPLKGSN from the coding sequence ATGATACTCTCCTATAAATTTCCGCGATCGCAAATACGTCGCTTACTCTTAGCCTTAGTGTTACCTGCTACAATCTTTGGCTCAGTAGCTTTTCCTTCCCAAGTGCAAACCGTTACTGCTCAAACATCCACCGGAAATCGCCCACTGACGATTCGCTCGGATGTGCAAGAATATGATGCCAAAAGTCAAGTAGTAACTGCTCGTGGTAATGTGCAAATGTTGTATCCTTCGCGTCAGATTCAAGCAACAGCAGCCCAAGCACAATACTTTAGCAAGGAACGCCGCATTGATTTCAGCGGCAATGTCTATATTTTGCAACAGGGTGGCAATAGTATTCGTGCAGAGAAGGTGACTTATTTGATTGATGAGGGAAGATTTGTGGCGTTACCGCAATCAAGTCGTCAAGTAGAGTCAATTTATATGGTACAGGACGGTGAAACTGGCGGACAATCTGCCAGACCTGCCCCAAAAACACCACCTCTCAAAGGTTCTAATTAG
- a CDS encoding CP12 domain-containing protein — MMKAEDIMTKNVVTIRGSATVAEAVGLMKDKGLRALVVDRRYEHDAYGIVTETDIVYKVTAYGKDPKQIRIYEIMSKPCIIVNPELSVEYVARLFANTGIRRAPVIQGKLLGIISITDILTKSDFVEAPKALLLEERIQEAIAQARGICTAQGAYSKACAAAWDEVEELQAEAAHQKAEGMESAKVSFEEYCKDNPEAPECRQYKA; from the coding sequence ATGATGAAAGCTGAAGATATCATGACCAAGAACGTAGTTACCATTCGTGGGTCAGCGACTGTTGCTGAAGCGGTGGGGCTAATGAAGGATAAGGGATTGCGCGCTCTGGTTGTGGATCGTCGTTATGAGCATGATGCCTATGGCATCGTCACAGAAACGGATATTGTTTACAAAGTCACAGCCTACGGTAAAGATCCCAAGCAGATCAGGATTTATGAAATCATGAGTAAGCCCTGCATTATCGTCAATCCTGAATTAAGTGTGGAATATGTAGCACGGTTGTTTGCTAATACTGGGATTCGTAGGGCACCTGTGATTCAAGGTAAGTTATTAGGGATTATCTCGATTACCGATATTCTGACAAAAAGTGACTTTGTCGAGGCTCCCAAAGCCTTACTTTTAGAAGAGAGAATTCAAGAAGCGATCGCACAAGCTCGGGGTATTTGTACCGCACAAGGAGCCTATTCTAAAGCCTGCGCCGCCGCTTGGGATGAAGTAGAAGAACTCCAAGCCGAAGCAGCTCACCAAAAAGCTGAAGGTATGGAGTCAGCTAAAGTTTCTTTTGAAGAGTACTGTAAAGACAACCCAGAGGCTCCAGAATGTCGGCAGTATAAGGCTTGA
- a CDS encoding LptF/LptG family permease, translating into MDRYLTSELLPPFLFGVGAFSSIGVTIDAVFDLVRKIVESGLPVDIAIQVFLLKLPTFIVLAFPMSTLLATLMTYSRLSSESELIALRGCGVSVYRMVLTAVMLSLVVTGLTFLFNEQIAPAASYQANMTLEKALKSDKPMLKQQNIFYPEYRDIKQKDGTNSRILTRLFYADQFDGQQMKGLTIIDRSEEGLNQIVVAESGQWNGSQNVWDFYNGTIYLVSPDRSYRNILRFEHQQLRLPRTPLSLAEKSRDYGEMNISEALEQLAVERLGGDRQKIRKLEVRIQQKIALPFVCVVFGLVGAAMGSIPQRTGRGTSFGISVIVIFSYYLLSFITGALGQANVLSPFMGAWLPNFIGLGTGLFLLMRVAQR; encoded by the coding sequence ATGGATCGCTATCTCACCAGCGAATTGCTACCACCATTTTTATTTGGAGTGGGGGCTTTTTCGTCAATTGGTGTGACAATTGATGCCGTATTTGACTTAGTCAGAAAAATTGTAGAATCTGGATTACCAGTAGACATTGCCATTCAGGTTTTCTTATTAAAACTGCCAACTTTCATTGTTTTAGCCTTCCCTATGTCCACGCTCTTAGCTACTTTGATGACTTATAGTCGTCTTTCTAGCGAGAGTGAACTAATCGCTTTGCGTGGCTGTGGGGTAAGTGTTTATCGCATGGTTTTGACTGCTGTAATGTTAAGTTTAGTAGTAACAGGCTTGACATTTTTATTTAATGAACAAATCGCACCAGCTGCCAGTTATCAAGCAAATATGACTTTAGAGAAGGCTTTAAAGTCAGACAAGCCAATGTTGAAGCAGCAAAATATTTTCTATCCTGAATATCGGGATATTAAACAAAAAGATGGTACTAACAGCAGGATACTGACACGCTTATTCTATGCTGACCAATTTGATGGTCAGCAGATGAAAGGTTTAACAATTATTGATCGTTCAGAGGAAGGTTTAAATCAGATTGTTGTAGCAGAATCGGGGCAATGGAACGGTTCGCAAAATGTTTGGGATTTTTATAATGGCACTATTTATTTAGTATCTCCCGATCGCTCTTATCGCAACATTTTAAGGTTTGAACACCAACAACTGCGACTACCCCGCACACCATTAAGTTTGGCAGAAAAAAGCCGCGATTACGGCGAGATGAATATTTCCGAAGCCCTAGAACAGCTAGCCGTAGAACGTCTTGGTGGCGATCGCCAAAAAATTCGTAAATTAGAGGTGCGGATTCAACAAAAAATCGCCTTACCCTTTGTTTGTGTAGTTTTCGGCTTAGTAGGCGCAGCAATGGGTAGCATACCCCAGCGCACCGGACGCGGTACCAGTTTTGGTATTAGCGTGATTGTTATTTTCTCCTATTACTTACTCAGCTTTATTACTGGCGCATTAGGACAAGCAAATGTGCTATCTCCCTTTATGGGAGCTTGGTTACCCAACTTTATTGGCTTAGGAACAGGGTTATTTTTATTAATGCGAGTTGCTCAAAGGTAG
- a CDS encoding PAS domain S-box protein, giving the protein MLCNNNFYLTNNVIIQALLAEEQGKDNMQEVSLYPEFLAQILHGISDLVFVKDRQHQWVFLNDAYCSFIGFQPSELIGKSDYDIFPKKQADRLHQKDELVFNTGIVNETEECLTNSDGVTRCFLIKKSRIEDESGNQFLVGIIRDITKQKSQENKLFASQQILQQVINNIPLATYWKDYNSVYLGCNQQFAEIIGIDCPNQIIGKTDYDLMKYQDSINWFWESDFQVIQSQKPEYGIVQPYIKADGKQLWLETNKIPLQDEQNNFIGILVTCQDITARKEAELALAEKVSLAAFHVAVNTAITQSSTLQASLKGCTDAIVKHLDAAFARIWILNSQENVLELQASSGMYTHIDGPHRLVPVGMFKIGLIAAERQPHLTNAVLEDPRVGDKEWAKREGMVAFAGYPLILDGNLVGVIAMFARHPLTQLILDALKLSANEIALGIKRLQAEEALHKSEGKYRHLVETSQDMIWSVDDQGYFIFVNQAVKSIYGYEPEEMIGRHYSEFEPPEQIHKGLNLVPQTLTEESVFHYEAVVLAKDGRHLNLLCNACLLRDEVGNIIGTTGTATNITQHKQAEQALLRSHAILQAQQEASIDGILIIDENRLIASYNQNFVDLWQIPSEIIETSNDRQLLGWVLDQLKNPTEFLTKVEYLYQHPEEYSLDEILLKSGRTFDRYSAPVRSPAGDCYGRIWYFRDITERKQAEAALLNSEARLRQQAQQLQAALRELQQTQTQLVHSEKMSSLGQLVAGVAHEINNPVNFIYGNLNYANTYSKDLLKLLELYQKYYPLPVPEIEDFAELIELDFLKSDFPQILKSMEVGANRIREIVLSLRIFSRLDEADMKAVDIHQGIDSTLMILQSRLKGNNQLAKITVIKEYSNIPLVECYSGQLNQVLMNILVNAIDVLEDSLINGQWSREELLSRKNPQIYIQTELIQTNQVRISIADNGSGIPDNIKQRIFDPFFTTKPVGKGTGMGLAISYQIITKKHGGSLECISQPGNGTKFLITIPLSQKCKIAM; this is encoded by the coding sequence ATGTTATGCAACAATAATTTTTATCTAACTAATAATGTCATTATCCAGGCATTATTAGCAGAAGAGCAAGGTAAAGATAATATGCAAGAAGTAAGTTTATATCCTGAGTTTCTAGCCCAGATACTTCATGGTATATCCGATCTAGTATTTGTCAAAGACCGCCAACATCAGTGGGTATTCCTCAATGATGCCTATTGTAGTTTTATCGGATTTCAGCCATCAGAATTAATTGGTAAGTCAGACTATGATATCTTTCCTAAAAAACAAGCAGATAGGCTGCATCAGAAAGATGAACTTGTATTTAATACTGGCATCGTTAATGAAACAGAGGAATGTTTAACTAACTCTGATGGTGTAACTCGCTGCTTCTTAATTAAAAAATCTCGGATTGAAGATGAATCTGGCAATCAATTTTTAGTTGGAATTATACGTGATATCACAAAACAAAAATCGCAGGAAAATAAACTTTTTGCATCACAGCAAATTTTGCAACAGGTAATCAATAATATTCCTCTTGCAACTTATTGGAAAGATTATAATTCCGTATATTTGGGCTGCAATCAACAATTTGCTGAAATCATAGGAATAGATTGTCCCAATCAGATTATTGGCAAAACTGATTATGACCTCATGAAATACCAAGACAGTATCAACTGGTTTTGGGAGTCAGATTTCCAAGTTATACAATCCCAAAAACCAGAGTATGGTATTGTCCAACCCTATATAAAAGCAGATGGCAAACAACTATGGTTAGAAACTAATAAAATTCCCTTACAAGATGAGCAAAACAATTTCATAGGGATTTTAGTCACTTGTCAAGATATTACAGCGCGGAAAGAAGCAGAATTAGCACTTGCAGAAAAAGTATCTTTAGCTGCATTTCATGTAGCAGTTAATACTGCGATTACTCAAAGCTCTACATTACAAGCAAGTTTGAAAGGTTGTACTGATGCTATAGTCAAACATCTTGATGCAGCCTTTGCTCGTATTTGGATTTTGAATTCCCAGGAAAATGTGCTGGAACTACAAGCTAGTTCGGGAATGTATACCCATATCGATGGGCCCCACAGACTTGTTCCTGTAGGGATGTTTAAAATTGGATTAATTGCTGCAGAACGTCAACCTCACTTGACTAATGCAGTTTTAGAAGATCCGCGTGTAGGGGATAAAGAGTGGGCAAAGCGCGAAGGAATGGTTGCTTTTGCTGGATATCCTTTAATTTTGGACGGGAATTTAGTCGGTGTAATTGCAATGTTTGCCCGTCATCCCCTAACACAACTCATCTTAGATGCATTGAAATTAAGCGCTAATGAGATTGCTTTAGGTATCAAGCGCTTACAAGCTGAAGAAGCTTTGCACAAGAGTGAGGGCAAGTATCGTCATTTAGTGGAAACATCCCAAGATATGATCTGGTCAGTAGATGACCAAGGATATTTTATCTTTGTGAACCAGGCGGTGAAAAGCATCTACGGTTATGAACCAGAGGAAATGATTGGTCGTCACTATAGCGAGTTTGAGCCACCAGAACAAATTCACAAAGGCCTGAATCTTGTACCTCAAACCCTAACCGAAGAGTCAGTCTTTCATTACGAAGCTGTGGTTCTGGCTAAAGATGGTAGACATCTAAATTTGTTGTGTAATGCTTGTTTATTGCGAGATGAAGTGGGGAATATTATAGGCACAACTGGTACAGCTACTAATATTACGCAACATAAACAAGCAGAACAAGCACTACTCCGCAGTCATGCTATCTTGCAAGCGCAACAAGAAGCTTCAATTGATGGTATTCTGATTATTGATGAAAATCGCTTAATAGCATCATATAATCAAAATTTTGTCGATTTATGGCAAATTCCGTCAGAAATAATAGAAACCAGTAACGATCGCCAACTTTTAGGATGGGTACTAGATCAACTCAAAAATCCCACAGAATTTTTAACTAAAGTTGAGTATCTATATCAGCATCCCGAAGAATACAGCCTTGATGAAATTTTACTCAAATCGGGACGTACTTTTGATCGTTATTCCGCACCAGTGCGATCGCCAGCAGGGGACTGTTACGGCAGAATTTGGTATTTTCGTGACATTACCGAACGCAAGCAAGCCGAAGCAGCACTGCTAAACTCAGAAGCACGACTAAGACAACAAGCGCAACAACTCCAAGCTGCATTGCGGGAACTGCAACAAACCCAAACACAGTTAGTTCATAGTGAAAAGATGTCTAGCTTGGGACAATTAGTTGCAGGTGTCGCCCACGAAATTAACAATCCAGTAAATTTTATCTATGGCAATCTAAACTATGCCAATACATATAGCAAAGATTTGCTGAAGCTATTAGAACTCTACCAAAAATACTATCCCCTACCTGTGCCAGAAATTGAAGATTTTGCGGAACTGATAGAACTGGATTTTCTCAAGTCAGATTTTCCTCAAATACTTAAATCTATGGAAGTGGGAGCCAACCGCATTCGGGAAATTGTGCTTTCGCTACGAATTTTCTCGCGTTTAGATGAAGCTGATATGAAAGCAGTTGATATCCATCAGGGAATAGATAGTACGCTGATGATTCTGCAAAGCCGTCTGAAGGGTAACAATCAATTAGCAAAAATTACAGTGATCAAAGAATATAGCAACATACCCTTAGTTGAATGTTACTCTGGGCAGCTAAACCAAGTATTAATGAATATTTTAGTGAATGCGATCGATGTCTTAGAAGATTCGCTGATCAATGGTCAGTGGTCAAGGGAAGAATTATTATCTAGAAAAAATCCCCAAATTTATATCCAAACTGAACTTATACAAACTAATCAAGTAAGAATTAGTATTGCCGATAATGGTTCAGGAATCCCAGACAATATTAAACAGCGAATCTTTGACCCCTTCTTCACTACTAAACCTGTTGGCAAAGGTACAGGTATGGGGCTTGCTATTAGCTACCAAATTATTACCAAAAAACATGGTGGTTCTTTGGAATGTATTTCACAGCCAGGAAATGGCACTAAATTTCTAATTACTATTCCTTTAAGCCAAAAATGTAAAATTGCTATGTAA
- the lptB gene encoding LPS export ABC transporter ATP-binding protein — translation MKIVLENIHKSYGKRQIVNRVSLSVAQGEVVGLLGPNGAGKTTTFYIATGLEKPNQGKVWLDNLDITAMAMHKRARLGIGYLAQEASVFRQLSVRDNILLVLEQTNVPHWEWSGRVQNLLREFRLEKVANSKGIQLSGGERRRTELARALAAGREGPKFLLLDEPFAGVDPIAVSEIQQIVARLRDRGMGILITDHNVRETLAITDRAYIMREGQILAFGNANELYNNPLVRQYYLGDNFQV, via the coding sequence GTGAAAATTGTCTTAGAGAACATCCATAAATCTTACGGCAAGCGCCAGATTGTTAATCGTGTCAGTCTTTCTGTTGCTCAAGGGGAAGTCGTAGGTTTACTAGGCCCCAATGGCGCTGGTAAAACCACAACTTTTTATATTGCCACAGGCTTAGAAAAACCAAATCAAGGAAAAGTCTGGCTAGATAATTTGGATATTACTGCAATGGCAATGCACAAAAGAGCAAGATTGGGCATTGGCTATCTGGCGCAGGAAGCAAGTGTATTTCGCCAGCTTTCAGTACGAGACAACATACTTTTAGTTTTAGAGCAAACTAATGTGCCACACTGGGAATGGTCGGGGCGAGTACAAAATTTACTGCGGGAGTTTCGCTTAGAAAAAGTGGCTAACAGTAAAGGAATTCAACTTTCTGGTGGAGAACGACGGCGAACTGAACTAGCTAGAGCTTTAGCGGCTGGTAGAGAAGGGCCAAAATTTCTACTATTGGATGAACCATTTGCAGGAGTCGATCCAATTGCTGTTTCGGAAATTCAGCAAATTGTAGCTCGACTACGCGATCGCGGCATGGGTATTTTAATCACAGATCACAATGTCCGCGAAACCCTAGCCATTACTGATCGCGCTTATATCATGCGTGAAGGCCAAATTCTCGCTTTTGGTAATGCCAATGAACTTTATAATAATCCCCTAGTGCGCCAATATTACTTGGGGGATAATTTCCAAGTATAA